One Kineococcus radiotolerans SRS30216 = ATCC BAA-149 DNA window includes the following coding sequences:
- a CDS encoding PASTA domain-containing protein, translating to MSERAAPRVVVPDVVGLPFHIGRDVASDAGVTLTNPDPDGPPIGALAWPGLFYITSQHPAAGAEVYQWDSIAVEITAGGNAPSPALPLKPDSPPNDQASARGTTAS from the coding sequence ATGAGTGAGCGCGCTGCACCCCGCGTGGTCGTTCCCGACGTAGTGGGACTGCCCTTCCACATCGGCCGGGACGTCGCCAGCGACGCGGGCGTGACCCTCACCAACCCAGACCCCGATGGACCACCGATCGGTGCCCTCGCCTGGCCGGGTCTGTTCTACATCACCTCTCAGCACCCGGCTGCGGGAGCCGAGGTGTACCAGTGGGACTCGATCGCCGTAGAAATCACCGCGGGCGGAAACGCGCCTTCCCCGGCCTTGCCGCTGAAGCCCGACAGCCCACCCAACGATCAGGCGAGCGCCCGCGGTACGACCGCCTCCTGA